One Helicoverpa zea isolate HzStark_Cry1AcR chromosome 11, ilHelZeax1.1, whole genome shotgun sequence genomic window carries:
- the LOC124634767 gene encoding NADP-dependent malic enzyme-like isoform X2 yields MIKDRNEKLFFRLLAENIEKYLPIVYTPTVGLACQRFGLIYRRPRGLFITINDKGHIFNILKNWPEPDVRAIVFTDGERILGLGDLGAYGMGIPVGKLSLYTALAGIKPHQCLPITLDVGTDNQDLLEDPLYIGLRQKRVRGKEYDEFIDEFMEACVQRYGQNTLLQFEDFALINAGRLLKKYRNKYCTFNDDIQGTASVAVAGLMAAVRVTKRKLSENIYLFLGAGSAANGIASLTVAAMVAEGLTEKQARERVYMFDIDGLLSTRRPGGVPEHASAFGKDIEPEKDFEACVAKIKPSCLIGCSTVGGAFTPNVLKQMAKNTERPVIFALSNPTSKAECTAQAAYDHTEGRCIFASGSPFPPVKYGGKEYHTGQGNNSYIFPGVALGVIATATHHIPETMFLTAARTLAHYVSEQDLAIGRIYPSLAELKEVSVNIAIEVAKMAYDEGLASVYPEPKDLMKHVHNQMYNFNYECSMPVVWDWKPEEKFNVRPIQPVPKNI; encoded by the exons ATGATAAAG GACAGAAATGAGAAGTTGTTCTTCAGGCTTCTCGCGGAGAACATTGAGAAGTACTTGCCTATTGTGTATACTCCTACTGTGGGCTTGGCCTGTCAGAGGTTCGGTCTGATCTACAGAAGGCCTAGGGGTCTCTTCATCACCATCAACGATAAAGGACATATATTCAACATTCTTAAAAATTG GCCTGAACCCGACGTTCGTGCCATAGTCTTCACGGATGGAGAAAGGATCTTGGGTCTTGGTGATCTCGGTGCATACGGCATGGGTATTCCAGTAGGAAAACTCTCCCTGTACACTGCATTGGCCGGTATTAAGCCCCATCAATGTCTCCCCATCACTTTAGATGTGGGCACCGACAACCAG GATCTCCTTGAAGACCCGTTGTATATTGGTCTGCGTCAGAAGCGCGTACGAGGCAAGGAGTACGATGAGTTTATCGATGAATTTATGGAAGCCTGCGTCCAGAGATACGGACAGAACACTTTACTTCAG TTCGAAGATTTCGCCTTAATAAACGCCGGGCGTCTCCTAAAGAAGTACCGGAACAAATACTGCACGTTCAATGACGATATCCAAGGTACCGCCAGTGTGGCCGTCGCTGGTCTTATGGCGGCCGTTCGAGTCACCAAGAGGAAACTCAGTGAAAACATCTATTTGTTCCTTGGCGCCGGTTCT GCAGCCAACGGTATTGCCAGCCTAACAGTGGCCGCTATGGTTGCGGAAGGTTTAACCGAAAAGCAAGCGAGAGAACGCGTATACATGTTTGATATCGACGGCTTATTATCCACGCGTCGACCGGGAGGAGTGCCTGAACATGCGTCAGCCTTCGGAAAGGATATCGAACCGGAGAAGGACTTTGAAGCTTGCGTTGCGAAAATTAAGCCCAGTTGTTTGATTG GATGCTCAACTGTCGGTGGTGCGTTCACTCCTAACGTGCTCAAACAGATGGCTAAGAACACTGAGCGGCCCGTCATCTTCGCGCTCTCCAATCCTACCAGCAAAGCCGAGTGTACTGCCCAAGCTGCTTATGACCATACTGAG GGTCGTTGCATCTTCGCATCAGGATCTCCCTTCCCGCCTGTAAAGTACGGAGGCAAGGAGTACCACACGGGACAAGGCAACAACTCGTACATATTCCCCGGAGTCGCTCTCGGCGTTATCGCGACCGCTACGCATCATATACCCGAGACAATGTTCTTGACTGCCGCTAgg ACTTTAGCTCATTACGTCAGCGAGCAGGACCTCGCTATCGGGCGTATTTACCCATCGCTGGCCGAATTGAAGGAAGTTTCTGTAAATATTGCCATCGAGGTCGCTAAGATGGCCTACGACGAAG GTTTGGCGTCAGTCTACCCCGAGCCGAAAGATCTTATGAAGCACGTACACAATCAGATGTACAATTTCAACTACGAATGTTCCATGCCAGTTGTATGGGACTGGAAACCCGAAGAGAAGTTTAATGTAAGACCCATACAACCAGTCCCTAAAAACATCTAA